A window from Verrucomicrobiia bacterium encodes these proteins:
- a CDS encoding GspE/PulE family protein, with protein MSSTIDATLRHINRKTEETGAEQLAGFAGVSYTVLDDYPFNVDVLSLVPLEEAAHRLYAPYVRSADRIRFAVTNPSDEAVIAACAQLGDQLGLEPELTVVSHTSFRYLLECYAKLLAEQAEQSVQAEEQAKVAAEKDFVQHIHNLDDLSNQIQTGGANVSEEIDAIMAGAYNQGASDVHIEPGENHIVVRFRIDGVLKEAVRIPMEQHKSLISRLKMLASLKLDEHGLTQDGRFSLLDKGMPVDVRVSMVPTGYGEGVVMRLLRRDTKAVSLEDLGFSEHNLEMVAKAIKRPYGLIVITGPTGSGKSTTLYALLQKLNTPEKKIITLEDPIEYRIEGIQQSQVNPEGGFTFAEGLRGALRQDPDVVMVGEIRDPETATIALNASLTGHLVLTTMHTNDAVTAHTRFLELGVAPFLLSGSINLIIAQRLVRVVQPGGTPEDPVYKGRVVIAEALVPTPELERAVQQGTDPATVREIATRSGMIPMLEDGLSKVRAGITTEAEVFRVTAA; from the coding sequence ATGTCATCCACGATTGATGCGACACTGCGGCATATCAACCGCAAAACCGAGGAGACAGGGGCAGAGCAACTGGCCGGCTTTGCCGGTGTCAGCTACACCGTCCTAGATGACTATCCTTTCAATGTTGACGTCCTCTCTTTGGTGCCACTTGAGGAAGCTGCACACCGTCTCTACGCGCCCTACGTGCGCTCTGCGGACAGGATCCGGTTCGCAGTAACCAATCCCTCGGATGAGGCCGTTATTGCGGCTTGTGCGCAGCTAGGGGACCAACTGGGACTGGAGCCGGAGCTCACCGTGGTGTCCCACACCAGCTTCCGCTACCTCCTTGAGTGCTACGCCAAACTTTTGGCGGAACAAGCCGAGCAGAGTGTCCAAGCCGAAGAGCAAGCCAAGGTTGCAGCTGAGAAAGACTTTGTCCAACATATCCATAACCTGGATGACCTGAGCAATCAGATCCAAACAGGCGGAGCTAATGTGTCGGAAGAGATCGATGCCATCATGGCAGGCGCCTACAACCAAGGTGCTTCCGATGTGCACATTGAACCTGGTGAAAACCATATTGTCGTCCGCTTCCGTATTGATGGCGTACTTAAGGAAGCAGTGCGCATTCCCATGGAGCAGCACAAGTCGCTTATTTCGCGCCTTAAAATGCTCGCTAGCTTGAAACTGGACGAGCATGGCCTCACCCAAGACGGGCGCTTCTCGCTCTTAGACAAAGGGATGCCGGTAGATGTTCGTGTCTCCATGGTCCCAACTGGATATGGGGAAGGGGTGGTTATGCGTCTCCTGCGCCGTGATACGAAGGCCGTCAGCCTGGAAGACCTTGGTTTCAGTGAACACAACCTGGAGATGGTAGCAAAGGCGATAAAGCGGCCATACGGACTCATCGTCATTACGGGCCCAACGGGTTCGGGTAAGTCCACCACCCTTTACGCCCTCTTGCAGAAGCTCAACACGCCAGAGAAAAAGATCATTACCCTGGAAGACCCTATCGAGTACCGCATCGAGGGAATACAGCAAAGCCAGGTAAACCCGGAGGGTGGGTTTACCTTTGCGGAAGGTTTGCGGGGCGCCCTTCGTCAGGACCCAGATGTAGTTATGGTGGGTGAAATCCGCGACCCAGAGACCGCCACCATTGCCTTGAATGCCTCGCTTACGGGGCACCTGGTACTTACTACCATGCACACCAATGATGCCGTTACCGCGCACACCCGCTTTCTTGAACTTGGCGTGGCACCGTTCCTCCTATCGGGGAGCATCAACCTTATTATTGCGCAGCGGCTCGTGCGCGTGGTGCAACCGGGTGGAACTCCAGAAGACCCCGTTTATAAGGGCCGTGTCGTTATTGCCGAAGCCCTAGTCCCGACACCGGAATTGGAACGTGCCGTACAACAGGGGACCGACCCTGCAACTGTGCGAGAGATTGCCACGCGCAGCGGCATGATCCCCATGCTTGAAGACGGTCTAAGTAAGGTAAGGGCGGGCATTACAACTGAGGCGGAAGTATTCCGCGTTACCGCCGCCTAA
- a CDS encoding ElyC/SanA/YdcF family protein, translated as MRRLFRSLLAFFAIPVLIFLVIWGSERFVSFQTQPHLYTEMTAIPQEEVAVVFGAGLKRPGEVGGVLQGRLDTAYDLYSSGKVKKIVLSGDNISEDYDEVTPMVTYLKKREVPASVLIEDRKGISTYDTCYRLKNTSNITQAILVTNEFHLPRAVFTCRKLGIDAKGMATPNYPGFEYSQSQREPLATVKMLIDLYIAPPQPLQ; from the coding sequence ATGAGAAGACTTTTTCGCTCACTTCTAGCTTTCTTCGCAATTCCCGTCCTTATCTTCCTTGTCATTTGGGGAAGCGAGCGTTTCGTGTCGTTCCAGACACAGCCGCATTTATACACAGAAATGACCGCTATCCCCCAGGAGGAGGTAGCGGTTGTTTTTGGTGCGGGACTCAAACGCCCAGGAGAGGTGGGAGGTGTGCTTCAGGGGCGGTTAGACACAGCATACGACCTGTATAGTTCGGGCAAGGTAAAGAAAATAGTGCTTTCGGGTGACAACATCTCCGAAGACTACGACGAGGTGACACCAATGGTCACTTACCTGAAAAAGCGCGAGGTACCCGCAAGTGTACTGATTGAAGATAGAAAAGGCATTAGCACCTACGACACCTGCTACCGCCTAAAAAATACTTCCAACATAACACAGGCAATTCTGGTGACAAACGAGTTCCATCTTCCACGTGCCGTTTTTACGTGTAGGAAGCTGGGTATCGATGCAAAAGGGATGGCAACACCAAATTACCCAGGCTTTGAATACAGTCAGAGCCAGCGGGAGCCGCTTGCTACCGTCAAGATGCTTATCGACCTGTATATTGCCCCACCACAGCCCCTGCAATAG